Within Enterobacter sp. RHBSTW-00175, the genomic segment CATACGCGTCAGGCTACCAATGCGGGCAATAATGTCGCTCGGTGAATGTTCTTCAACAGGTTTCATAGTAGGTTGCAACATATTCATCACCTCACATGCCGAGTTTCTCGAAGATCTTACCGAGCTTCTCTTCCAGGGTTGCAGCGGTGAATGGCTTCACCACATAGCCGCTTGCGCCCGCCTGTGCTGCTGCAATGATGTTCTCTTTCTTCGCTTCTGCGGTCACCATCAGCACCGGCAGTGATGCCATACCTGCATCTGCGCGAATGGTTTTCAGCAGTTCCAGACCGTCCATGTTAGGCATGTTCCAGTCAGAAATTACAAACCCAAAGCTACCAGCCTGCAGTTTGTTCAGCGCATCCACGCCGTCTTCTGCTTCTTCAACGTTGTTGAAGCCCAGCTCTTTCAGCAGGTTGCGCACGATGCGACGCATGGTGGAAAAGTCATCCACAACCAAAAATCTGAGCTCTTTGTCCGCCATAAAACTACACTCCTCTTTAAATACGTATTGCCTGTCCGGCACTGATTTTCGCCAGCATCTGCTGGCTTACCTGGCTAAGATCGACCACTTCGCTCACGCCACCCATATTGATGGCCTCGCGCGGCATGCCGAACACCACACAACTTGCTTCATTCTGCGCAATCGTCCAGGCGCCAGCCTGGTGCATTGCTAACATTCCGGCGGCACCGTCGTTGCCCATCCCCGTCAGGATCACCCCAACGGCGTTGCGCCCCGCATGTTTCGCCACCGAATGAAACAGCACATCCACCGACGGACG encodes:
- the cheY gene encoding chemotaxis response regulator CheY; this encodes MADKELRFLVVDDFSTMRRIVRNLLKELGFNNVEEAEDGVDALNKLQAGSFGFVISDWNMPNMDGLELLKTIRADAGMASLPVLMVTAEAKKENIIAAAQAGASGYVVKPFTAATLEEKLGKIFEKLGM